A region from the Thermodesulforhabdaceae bacterium genome encodes:
- a CDS encoding response regulator → MERPLKILILDDEPIVCKRLQPALEKLGYEVESFTDSVEATRRIQETSYDIVITDLKMKEIDGMRFLEEVKSRYPKTEVIVITGFATMETAKQSFRKGVFDFIAKPFKLGELQEVVNRAAAKIRGES, encoded by the coding sequence ATGGAAAGACCACTGAAAATTTTAATCTTAGATGACGAACCCATAGTTTGTAAAAGGCTTCAGCCGGCTTTAGAGAAGCTCGGCTATGAAGTGGAAAGCTTTACTGACAGCGTCGAAGCTACCAGACGCATCCAGGAAACATCCTACGACATTGTTATAACAGACCTAAAAATGAAAGAAATTGATGGCATGAGGTTTCTCGAAGAAGTCAAAAGCCGTTATCCAAAAACCGAGGTAATAGTGATCACTGGTTTTGCCACAATGGAGACGGCAAAACAATCCTTCCGAAAAGGGGTATTTGACTTCATTGCTAAGCCATTCAAGCTTGGAGAACTTCAAGAGGTCGTCAACCGGGCGGCAGCAAAAATCCGAGGAGAGTCATAA
- a CDS encoding universal stress protein, with product MMKILVAVDKTEESQLALRYACHLMEHFPAHVDALYVKPDVIDIIAEGGGYMPFASRSDVEREIEKEAEKTIEQIIESCEICLGGKIPCNPLVAVGEPAEEILRVADEGNYDMIILGAQSHSGVRELLLGAVQAKILHHAKQPVLILRNFRPIQKIMVAYRGSQCDQGALEFIGRMFAEKKPEITIMHVQETSWGEPDEFAETCLLKGYQTLSKYGYTPINKRTKGDFVEEILKAVAVERYDLLVLGAYGHKQPKYIQLISDEALNLVRLTTRPVLVYR from the coding sequence ATGATGAAAATTTTAGTAGCCGTAGATAAGACAGAAGAATCCCAATTAGCTTTGCGATATGCTTGCCACTTAATGGAGCATTTCCCCGCTCATGTTGACGCATTATACGTAAAACCGGACGTTATAGATATTATCGCTGAAGGGGGCGGATATATGCCTTTTGCTTCAAGAAGCGATGTGGAACGAGAAATTGAAAAGGAAGCAGAAAAAACCATCGAACAGATCATCGAATCATGCGAAATCTGCCTTGGTGGAAAGATTCCGTGTAATCCTCTGGTGGCAGTTGGCGAACCGGCTGAAGAGATTCTGAGAGTAGCTGATGAAGGAAATTACGATATGATAATACTGGGTGCTCAGAGTCATTCCGGAGTTCGAGAACTACTGCTTGGAGCCGTGCAAGCCAAGATACTTCACCATGCAAAGCAACCTGTTCTAATTCTTAGAAATTTCCGCCCCATTCAGAAAATTATGGTAGCTTATAGGGGGTCTCAATGTGATCAGGGAGCATTAGAATTCATTGGTCGTATGTTTGCCGAGAAAAAACCCGAAATTACCATAATGCACGTCCAGGAAACCAGTTGGGGAGAACCGGATGAATTCGCCGAAACATGTCTCCTGAAAGGTTATCAGACTCTCAGCAAATACGGCTACACACCAATAAACAAAAGAACAAAGGGAGATTTCGTAGAAGAAATTCTAAAAGCGGTTGCTGTGGAGCGCTATGATCTCCTAGTGTTGGGAGCCTATGGACACAAACAACCAAAATATATTCAGCTTATAAGTGACGAAGCTTTAAACCTTGTAAGGCTTACAACCAGACCTGTACTGGTTTACCGGTAA
- a CDS encoding ATP-binding protein has product MEKVPFKIRRRIISAFLFSLTSVIVFAALSFQAHLEIGHRLKLLEFTHNVLYDLLEMRRYEKNFFLYHQFKSIQEAINYASKVEELYLIYEKDVMKLKKDSTVAEFPELIKKYQNILVELMNSSEKTLSGADLLALEDSLRNYGQKLLGIAERWEIEERSRIDELFKRTIHLFLGSIGIFLALGIVIAFYLARIFVEPLLLMKKAMDKIASGDFTPIPESGPHPEEFEALFQAFNRMVRELEIRQEQLAQSKKMAAVGTLTAGIAHELNNPINNIVLTAETLREEFHNLDAKEVMSLINDIISQADRASEIVKGLLDFSRSEYPQFEPLSIASAVEYTLKLVRNQLSLAGIQVDKDFPPNLPLVYGDRKGLQQVFLNLIINAIQAMPGGGNLTLRASLSKDGKWIKVDVIDTGVGIDPKDLPYIFDPFYTTKQVGKGTGLGLSVSYGIIEKHGGRIEVESERGKGSKFTVVLPAYRENDD; this is encoded by the coding sequence ATGGAGAAAGTTCCTTTCAAAATTCGCCGGAGAATTATATCGGCTTTCTTGTTTAGCCTGACATCGGTTATCGTTTTTGCCGCTCTAAGCTTCCAGGCTCACTTAGAGATTGGTCATAGATTGAAACTTTTGGAATTTACCCACAACGTTCTTTACGATCTTTTAGAGATGCGTCGGTATGAAAAAAACTTCTTTCTTTACCATCAATTCAAAAGCATTCAGGAAGCAATTAATTATGCTTCCAAGGTTGAGGAACTTTACCTGATTTACGAAAAGGATGTTATGAAACTAAAGAAAGATTCCACGGTGGCTGAATTTCCAGAACTCATTAAAAAATATCAAAACATCCTTGTTGAATTGATGAACTCTTCTGAAAAGACTCTTTCAGGAGCAGATCTTTTAGCTTTAGAAGATTCGCTTCGAAATTATGGGCAAAAACTTCTTGGTATAGCGGAACGCTGGGAGATAGAAGAAAGATCTAGAATTGATGAACTCTTTAAGCGAACAATCCACCTTTTCTTGGGCTCCATTGGAATATTCCTGGCACTGGGTATTGTCATAGCCTTCTATTTAGCCAGAATTTTCGTTGAACCATTGCTTCTTATGAAAAAAGCTATGGATAAAATTGCTAGTGGTGATTTTACCCCCATTCCAGAATCGGGTCCTCATCCCGAAGAATTTGAAGCTCTATTTCAAGCTTTTAACCGTATGGTGAGAGAGCTTGAAATACGCCAGGAACAGCTTGCTCAGTCTAAAAAAATGGCCGCCGTTGGAACATTAACAGCCGGTATTGCTCATGAATTGAACAACCCCATTAATAATATTGTTCTTACAGCTGAAACTCTCAGGGAGGAATTCCATAATCTCGATGCTAAGGAAGTTATGAGCCTTATTAATGATATTATCTCACAGGCAGATAGAGCTTCTGAAATTGTAAAAGGACTTCTAGATTTTTCTCGCTCCGAATATCCTCAGTTTGAGCCCCTTTCAATTGCGTCCGCTGTTGAATATACTCTCAAGCTTGTTAGAAATCAGCTTTCTCTTGCAGGAATTCAGGTCGATAAAGATTTTCCACCAAATCTTCCGCTGGTTTATGGAGACAGAAAGGGCTTGCAACAGGTGTTTCTCAATCTCATCATCAACGCAATTCAAGCTATGCCCGGAGGTGGCAATTTAACTTTGCGAGCGTCTTTGTCTAAAGATGGGAAATGGATAAAGGTTGATGTGATCGACACCGGTGTAGGGATCGATCCCAAAGATCTTCCCTATATATTCGATCCATTTTACACGACTAAGCAGGTAGGGAAGGGAACCGGATTGGGGCTTTCGGTAAGTTACGGTATAATTGAAAAGCACGGGGGACGAATAGAGGTCGAGAGTGAAAGAGGAAAAGGTTCCAAGTTTACGGTTGTTTTGCCTGCTTATAGAGAAAATGATGATTAA
- a CDS encoding sulfite exporter TauE/SafE family protein, which produces MSLNLYLPLAGNSINILLLFGLGGLVGFLSGLFGVGGGFLMTPLLIMAGVPPTIAAASDSNQIVAASTSGTYAHWRLGNVDFKMGICLLIGGITGGTLGVYLIKILRSLGNADFVIKITYVVMLGIIGSYMFVESLQSMRKKSVSKSSKKTSGEPPKPSLYTRFVQSLPYQMKFEKSGITVSPLLPIILGALVGILAAIMGVGGGFIMVPVMVYMLRMPMHVVVGTSLFQILFTCINVTIMQAIANHTVDVVLAFILLLGSTIGAQFGVKLNKRLKADQLKILLASIVLLVMVQMLLSLAITPKLILSYKGGH; this is translated from the coding sequence ATGTCACTAAATCTCTATCTGCCTCTCGCAGGCAACAGTATCAACATTTTACTGCTTTTTGGACTAGGAGGATTAGTAGGATTCTTATCAGGTCTTTTTGGTGTAGGTGGAGGTTTCCTGATGACTCCCTTACTTATAATGGCGGGGGTCCCACCTACTATTGCAGCTGCTTCTGATTCCAACCAGATAGTTGCAGCATCAACTTCCGGAACTTACGCTCACTGGCGCCTGGGCAATGTGGACTTCAAAATGGGAATCTGCCTGCTTATTGGGGGCATCACTGGTGGAACTTTAGGAGTATATTTAATCAAAATACTTCGGAGCTTAGGAAATGCGGATTTTGTTATCAAAATTACTTACGTAGTCATGCTTGGAATAATCGGGAGCTACATGTTCGTCGAAAGTCTTCAGAGCATGCGAAAAAAATCGGTTTCAAAATCATCTAAAAAAACATCTGGTGAGCCTCCTAAGCCCTCTCTGTACACTCGGTTTGTCCAGTCTCTCCCATATCAGATGAAATTTGAAAAATCCGGTATCACGGTATCCCCTCTGTTGCCTATCATTTTAGGTGCTCTGGTCGGCATACTTGCAGCAATTATGGGCGTGGGAGGCGGTTTCATCATGGTGCCCGTTATGGTTTACATGCTCAGGATGCCCATGCATGTTGTGGTAGGAACAAGTCTTTTTCAAATACTTTTCACCTGTATCAATGTTACCATTATGCAAGCTATAGCCAACCATACTGTTGACGTGGTCCTCGCTTTCATTCTGCTCCTTGGCTCTACTATAGGTGCTCAATTTGGAGTCAAGCTCAACAAAAGGCTCAAAGCCGATCAACTCAAAATTTTACTCGCATCTATTGTCTTACTTGTAATGGTTCAAATGCTGTTAAGTCTTGCAATCACCCCAAAGCTTATTCTCAGTTACAAAGGAGGACATTAA
- a CDS encoding response regulator produces the protein MAKILVVDDEEHIRLLYSEELRDAGYDVITAESGYKLLELIEKEKPDLVVLDIKMVDYNGLDLLQDIRAKFYDLPVILSTAYDTFKEDTKSMAADFYVVKSFDLTELKKKIAMALEAKESFD, from the coding sequence ATGGCAAAAATTCTCGTCGTGGATGATGAAGAGCACATCAGGTTGTTATACTCGGAAGAACTCCGAGATGCAGGCTATGATGTCATAACAGCCGAAAGTGGATATAAACTCCTTGAACTTATTGAAAAGGAAAAACCGGATCTTGTCGTGCTTGACATAAAGATGGTCGATTACAACGGCTTGGATCTACTTCAGGATATTCGAGCTAAATTCTACGATCTTCCTGTCATACTTTCTACAGCCTATGACACTTTTAAAGAAGATACTAAATCCATGGCGGCGGATTTTTATGTGGTAAAAAGTTTCGATTTGACGGAACTCAAGAAGAAAATTGCTATGGCACTTGAAGCAAAGGAGTCTTTCGATTAG
- a CDS encoding universal stress protein, with the protein MKILFACDEHPYSNFALKEAMRLAYNTWADVTILGIIPSMPSDSTLMESHPIVRALTSYRQTFLENSPSEESPYEPKLWRYEWFPLQKGKLWEEMLIKKGAKRDLRVRIRAGNEADEIIEEAQEEGSDLIVIGCTGGSQCIWQNAPSVPQKVVNEASCSVLLVKENQPITRILACLDQSYISQDSLEMINQMATIHGASLQLIGLTQEGTMKKDVYRRLIEIGDYYEDREIPVTTQLTEITEFEGFIEKELRQDLVALWMGKKSLLDRFFPRDWVGRFVSKCQTSVLVLR; encoded by the coding sequence ATGAAAATATTATTCGCCTGTGATGAACACCCTTACAGTAACTTTGCTCTGAAGGAAGCTATGCGTTTAGCTTATAATACATGGGCAGACGTTACGATCCTGGGCATTATACCTTCAATGCCATCAGATTCAACCCTTATGGAAAGCCACCCCATAGTGCGAGCTCTTACATCATATCGGCAGACTTTTCTGGAAAATTCGCCTTCGGAGGAATCCCCCTACGAACCCAAGCTCTGGCGTTATGAATGGTTTCCCCTACAAAAAGGAAAGCTCTGGGAGGAAATGCTTATAAAGAAAGGTGCCAAAAGGGATCTAAGAGTAAGAATCAGAGCGGGTAATGAAGCAGACGAAATAATTGAAGAAGCTCAAGAAGAAGGAAGCGATCTCATAGTGATTGGATGCACAGGGGGATCTCAATGTATCTGGCAAAACGCTCCTTCCGTTCCTCAAAAGGTTGTAAACGAAGCTTCTTGCTCCGTGCTTCTTGTCAAGGAAAATCAGCCCATCACTCGTATTCTCGCCTGCCTTGACCAAAGCTACATAAGTCAGGACTCTCTTGAAATGATCAATCAGATGGCAACCATACATGGAGCCTCACTGCAACTAATTGGACTAACTCAAGAAGGAACCATGAAAAAAGATGTGTATCGAAGACTTATAGAAATCGGCGATTATTATGAAGATAGAGAAATCCCCGTTACTACTCAACTCACAGAAATCACTGAATTCGAGGGTTTTATCGAAAAGGAACTTCGCCAGGATCTTGTGGCTCTATGGATGGGCAAAAAATCTCTTCTAGATCGTTTCTTCCCCAGGGATTGGGTGGGGCGTTTTGTCAGTAAATGTCAAACATCGGTTCTTGTGTTGAGATAA
- a CDS encoding PEP/pyruvate-binding domain-containing protein, with translation MVFRVVQNFLNRFKKPKIVSIDIAQIFEHFQKLLQNNQRVMELIADLGEKSGGEYVFDRKYLVDMVEELHSLLLHMVQELNFISSNKYLALYTSLDRIITQLETELRGRLSFGQETPIAVALDKAPLDRPELIGGKANTLAIIYCNLKLPIPPNGLVITTRAYQLFLEANALEDRIYALLESWVNGERDEHSTSRQIRYHILAGIIPKEISKEIEQWVDKRDLPKRWAVRSSAYGENGELSFAGIHETMLNVPPKEIPYAYKRVLASLYSPEALVYRRKMNMLSEEAAMAVIIQEMVHSKVSGVIHTVDVSGENPDSLVIYASWGLGRTVVEGRDVVDRFIVEKVAPYNILKKEIATKTISIKPAGISGEKEEMLTEENRELPTLSEKDIVQLVKWALTLERYFKYPQEIEWAIDQNGEYVILQSRRLVIPREKEFSQQNITTLCDQYPILFKDVGMVVHSGVGSGVVAKISSDSDMENFPEGGVLVTKFTAPWLARIVPKASAIIAERGSAAGHLATIAREFRVPTLVGVEGATERLQNGQVITVDAKSRIIYSGRVKELLSYELVAEPFPFEDTPEFRLLRRLYRRIAPLHLIDPSSPDFTPEGCRSVHDMVRFIHEKAVEELINLPKLLQKSSGVHVYTLESEIPLGLKILDLGGGIDPRVIETGRLRPQDIRSVPLKALWSGLSAPGVWSTEPVSVDFTGMMSSLTKTPSEASAITSPTQFNLAVISQTYMNLHLHLGYHFNMIDTRVEPDSYHNYIYFRFVGGVTDNARRSRRAKLISTILSRYHFKVDLKEDLVVARVLHLGEEDMIRRLQMLGRLIGFTRQLDIQLQSDEDITNFIKAFYEFEYCH, from the coding sequence GTGGTGTTTAGAGTAGTTCAAAATTTTTTAAATCGCTTTAAGAAACCCAAGATTGTTTCTATAGATATTGCTCAAATTTTTGAACATTTTCAAAAATTACTTCAAAATAACCAGAGAGTTATGGAACTCATTGCCGATCTCGGTGAAAAAAGCGGAGGTGAATATGTTTTCGATCGCAAATATCTTGTTGATATGGTAGAAGAGCTTCACTCACTACTTCTTCATATGGTTCAAGAATTAAACTTCATTTCCTCCAATAAATACCTAGCTCTTTACACCTCGCTTGATCGTATTATTACTCAGCTAGAGACAGAACTCAGAGGAAGGCTTAGTTTTGGTCAAGAAACGCCTATTGCAGTAGCCTTAGATAAAGCTCCTTTAGATCGTCCCGAACTCATAGGCGGAAAAGCAAATACTTTAGCAATCATATATTGCAATCTTAAACTCCCTATTCCACCCAACGGACTGGTAATTACTACTCGAGCATACCAGTTATTTCTGGAAGCTAACGCATTAGAAGACCGTATTTATGCCTTGTTGGAATCATGGGTAAATGGTGAAAGAGACGAACACAGCACTTCACGTCAGATTAGATATCACATTCTTGCCGGCATTATTCCAAAAGAAATCAGCAAAGAAATAGAACAGTGGGTTGATAAAAGGGACTTGCCAAAAAGGTGGGCTGTTAGAAGTAGCGCCTACGGAGAAAATGGAGAGCTTAGTTTTGCTGGTATCCACGAAACTATGCTCAACGTGCCCCCTAAGGAAATCCCATACGCCTACAAGAGAGTTCTTGCAAGCCTTTATTCCCCAGAAGCTCTTGTATATCGAAGAAAAATGAACATGTTGAGCGAAGAAGCAGCCATGGCCGTTATAATACAGGAAATGGTTCACAGTAAAGTAAGTGGAGTTATCCACACGGTGGACGTAAGCGGAGAAAACCCGGACAGCCTTGTAATCTATGCATCATGGGGACTTGGTCGCACAGTAGTTGAAGGAAGAGACGTCGTTGATAGGTTTATTGTGGAAAAGGTAGCACCATATAACATCCTTAAAAAGGAAATAGCTACGAAAACTATTTCTATAAAGCCAGCCGGTATAAGCGGAGAAAAAGAAGAAATGCTGACCGAGGAAAATCGAGAACTCCCTACCCTTTCTGAAAAGGACATCGTCCAACTTGTAAAATGGGCTCTGACACTTGAACGATATTTCAAATATCCTCAGGAGATTGAATGGGCAATAGACCAGAATGGGGAATATGTTATCCTCCAATCCCGCCGTCTTGTCATTCCCAGGGAAAAGGAATTCTCCCAGCAAAACATAACCACTCTTTGTGACCAATATCCTATCCTTTTTAAGGACGTAGGAATGGTGGTTCATTCAGGGGTAGGAAGTGGAGTGGTGGCAAAGATAAGCTCTGATAGTGACATGGAAAATTTCCCGGAAGGAGGGGTTTTGGTTACAAAATTTACGGCGCCATGGTTGGCTCGCATAGTCCCGAAGGCATCAGCAATTATTGCAGAAAGAGGATCCGCGGCGGGTCATCTTGCCACGATTGCCAGAGAATTCCGGGTTCCAACGCTCGTGGGAGTGGAAGGAGCTACCGAACGTTTACAAAATGGGCAAGTAATCACTGTAGATGCCAAATCCCGCATTATTTACTCTGGAAGAGTTAAGGAACTTCTTTCCTACGAACTTGTTGCCGAGCCATTTCCATTTGAAGACACACCGGAATTTAGGCTTTTAAGGAGGCTTTACCGCCGTATTGCTCCTTTACACCTGATAGACCCATCATCCCCCGACTTTACTCCTGAGGGTTGCCGGTCAGTTCACGACATGGTGCGGTTTATCCACGAAAAAGCTGTGGAAGAACTTATAAATCTTCCAAAATTACTTCAGAAAAGTAGTGGAGTCCATGTATATACACTTGAATCAGAAATTCCGCTCGGATTAAAAATTCTAGATCTTGGAGGAGGTATAGATCCCAGAGTCATAGAAACTGGCAGACTAAGACCACAGGATATCCGATCAGTCCCATTAAAAGCTCTCTGGAGCGGTTTATCTGCCCCAGGTGTATGGAGCACTGAACCTGTTTCAGTAGATTTTACGGGTATGATGTCGAGTCTTACCAAAACTCCTTCGGAAGCCTCTGCCATCACATCTCCCACTCAGTTCAATCTGGCGGTAATAAGTCAGACTTACATGAATCTTCATTTACATCTTGGATACCATTTCAACATGATAGACACCAGAGTAGAGCCTGATTCCTATCACAACTATATTTATTTCAGATTCGTCGGCGGGGTAACGGATAATGCTCGAAGATCAAGAAGAGCTAAATTGATAAGCACTATTCTTTCCAGATATCATTTCAAAGTAGATCTTAAGGAAGACCTGGTAGTGGCGCGAGTATTGCACCTCGGTGAAGAAGACATGATACGACGTCTCCAGATGCTTGGTAGACTTATCGGATTTACCAGACAGCTGGATATACAGTTACAAAGTGATGAAGATATAACAAATTTTATAAAAGCTTTTTATGAGTTTGAATATTGCCATTAA
- a CDS encoding TIGR02186 family protein, with the protein MKSFFRRKFYLILDILIILAVAPGSQGISLAESLFTVQPSQIEIGAFFNGESLSVQAEIPSSAQAVIEIIGQNSEERLMKKGRRGGLWMNVGEIHVTGAPSLYIAASTEPQILEDPPESASWGYPVVTKEIKFSGQVSENEKEKLIQDFLKLKEHYGVYKILPAHIKNTKLADGHKKIDAVIPTPSSIKPGTYKVCLTIIDQPEKQKIAKKCQDLKVVMVGFPAILATLAYQHSALYGIMAVIIAIITGFAVGYVFKKGGGGGH; encoded by the coding sequence ATGAAAAGTTTTTTCCGAAGAAAATTTTACCTGATCTTGGATATATTAATCATTCTTGCTGTGGCACCAGGTTCTCAGGGTATCTCCTTAGCAGAAAGTTTATTTACCGTTCAACCCAGCCAAATTGAAATTGGTGCTTTTTTCAATGGTGAATCTCTTTCGGTTCAAGCAGAAATTCCCTCATCTGCCCAGGCAGTTATTGAAATTATCGGGCAAAATTCTGAAGAACGCCTTATGAAAAAAGGAAGGCGTGGTGGTTTATGGATGAACGTAGGGGAGATCCACGTAACAGGCGCTCCATCCCTTTACATAGCCGCAAGTACAGAACCTCAGATTCTAGAAGATCCTCCAGAAAGTGCATCCTGGGGATATCCTGTTGTTACGAAGGAAATCAAATTTTCCGGGCAGGTAAGTGAAAATGAAAAAGAGAAACTTATACAGGATTTCCTGAAACTCAAAGAACATTATGGCGTTTATAAAATTTTACCAGCTCACATAAAAAACACCAAATTGGCGGACGGACACAAAAAAATAGACGCTGTAATTCCCACTCCTAGCTCAATAAAACCAGGAACATACAAGGTCTGTCTTACTATAATTGACCAGCCTGAAAAGCAGAAAATCGCAAAGAAGTGCCAGGATCTAAAGGTGGTTATGGTAGGATTTCCTGCAATTCTTGCTACGCTCGCTTATCAGCATAGTGCTCTTTACGGAATTATGGCTGTCATCATTGCCATTATTACAGGTTTCGCCGTAGGTTATGTTTTCAAAAAAGGTGGTGGAGGTGGACATTGA
- a CDS encoding sigma-54 dependent transcriptional regulator has translation MLYVALVDDEIIVQKRLRSLLEKEGYTVDVFSSGEEFLKELSVTQYDLVFLDIMLPGINGMEVLEQVKIRQPNTEVIMITGYASIGNAVEAIKKGAFHYVAKPLRLEEIRNLARKVFEQQSLRRENRQLKSRLDPVEGWGEMIGISPPMKEVFRLIRKVAPLDCNVLIQGESGTGKELVARLIHRESPRRDRPFVAFNCGGFTEELIASELFGYERGAFTGAVATKIGILETANRGTVFMDEIGDMPLSMQGKLLRVIQEKVIMRVGGNRPIQLDVRFIAATNKDLKKAVLEGEFREDLYFRLNVVQINLPPLSERKEDIPLLVQHFINQFSHKFGKKIAGISPEAKAVLMSYSYPGNVRELGNIIERSVALAESDVITLSDLPPDLQEYGMISNRQLSSLEEIEKEHIRKVLSFTNHQLGKAAKILGLSRTTLWRKLKKYGLSDPDQQIQTPDQTNNFTRLFR, from the coding sequence ATGTTGTATGTCGCATTGGTTGATGATGAGATAATTGTCCAGAAACGACTTCGCAGCCTTTTGGAAAAAGAAGGCTACACTGTGGATGTCTTTTCAAGTGGCGAAGAGTTTCTCAAGGAGCTGAGCGTGACTCAATATGACCTGGTCTTTCTGGATATAATGCTACCAGGTATTAATGGGATGGAAGTATTGGAACAGGTTAAGATCCGACAACCAAACACAGAAGTTATAATGATCACTGGATATGCTTCCATAGGTAATGCAGTCGAGGCTATCAAAAAAGGAGCCTTTCATTATGTGGCTAAACCATTGAGACTTGAAGAAATAAGAAATCTTGCCCGTAAAGTCTTTGAACAGCAGAGTCTTCGCCGGGAAAACAGACAGCTCAAAAGCCGTCTTGATCCTGTGGAAGGATGGGGGGAGATGATAGGTATAAGCCCTCCAATGAAAGAAGTTTTTCGGCTTATTCGTAAAGTTGCTCCCCTTGATTGCAATGTTCTAATTCAAGGTGAGAGCGGAACTGGAAAAGAACTTGTGGCTCGATTGATCCATCGTGAAAGTCCTCGAAGAGACCGTCCATTTGTAGCTTTTAACTGTGGGGGATTTACAGAAGAACTCATAGCGAGCGAATTGTTTGGATACGAGCGAGGTGCCTTTACCGGAGCAGTGGCCACAAAAATTGGTATTCTTGAAACCGCCAATCGCGGAACGGTTTTTATGGACGAAATTGGGGATATGCCTCTCTCTATGCAAGGAAAGCTTTTACGTGTTATTCAGGAAAAAGTTATTATGCGTGTTGGAGGAAATCGCCCGATTCAGCTTGATGTCCGATTCATTGCCGCAACCAATAAGGATCTTAAAAAGGCAGTTCTTGAAGGTGAATTTCGTGAAGATTTATATTTCAGACTGAATGTTGTTCAGATAAATCTCCCACCACTAAGTGAGCGTAAGGAGGACATTCCCCTGCTAGTCCAGCATTTTATTAATCAATTCAGCCATAAATTTGGAAAGAAGATTGCGGGAATCAGCCCAGAAGCCAAGGCTGTTCTTATGTCCTATTCTTATCCGGGAAATGTCAGAGAGTTGGGAAATATTATAGAAAGATCAGTTGCTCTAGCAGAATCAGATGTTATTACCTTATCTGATCTTCCCCCAGATCTTCAAGAATATGGCATGATATCAAACCGCCAACTTTCTTCTTTGGAAGAAATAGAAAAAGAGCATATTCGTAAAGTCCTTTCTTTTACAAACCATCAACTTGGTAAGGCAGCTAAAATTCTGGGACTTTCTAGGACTACCCTATGGCGAAAATTGAAAAAATACGGACTTAGCGATCCTGACCAGCAGATCCAAACCCCAGATCAAACCAATAATTTTACCAGATTGTTCCGCTGA